The genome window CCAGTAGGTACAGAGGGTGAAGCCATAGCTGGACGGACGGATGGCAGACAGATGCATATGTGGGGTCACGGGTGGATGAAGTCAGGATGGAAGCACGAAGACTCAAGGTGAACAGACTTGGATGACAGACACaacggacggacggatggacggacaGTCACAAGCAGACGAACGTGGCTGTAGAGTCAGCGGTTGGAGCTGGGTGGGCAGGCAGATAGGCTCCCGAGGTGGCTGGGATGCCACTTACGGCCTTCCATGTGCACGTGTGGTTGTGGCCCTGGCGGCAGCAGCGCTGGAACTCTGTCTCCAGCCGGGTCAGAGCCTgcagctgtctctggatggcgtCGGTAGCTGGGAGGTTGCGTGGCACGGAGCGGAAGcgtctcaggagacagatgttTTTGACATTGTCCAGTGTGGGCAACCCCGGGGGGAAAGGCAGCTGGGGCCCTGAGGACATGCCATTCTGGTGGACGGGGCAGGGTCGGAGCAGGTAGTCTGGGCGAGGAGCTTCCTTCTGGAAGCAAGAGAATCGCTCCTCCCCACGCAGTCTGCAGCACAGGTGGGGGCGGGTCTTGACAGAGAATTCGGCCTCACAAAATTGGGTCATTGCATCCTCCCACTAGAGTGAGAGGGGTGGGTCAGCCCAGCACCCCATTGTTCATATTTCTGCCTCCTCCCAGGCTCCAGGAAAGGACCCTAGGCAGCCGACCTGTGCACCATCAGTACCCAGGGTGAGGTGTGGAGCACTCAGGCacgtgcacagacacagacacacacagacacacagacacacacacacacacacacacacacacacacacacacacacacacacacacacacacacacacacacacacacacacacacacacacacacacacacacacacacacgcacgcacgcacatacctAGCAGCAGCAGCCAAACCCTTACCACAAGCTTCACACAGTCTAGGCGGTTTGTGTTGGTGCGGCAGCGACAGCAGCGGGAGTATCCGGTCTCCAGCACATTGAGGGTCTCTCCCTGGCGACTAAGGTGAGAGTAGCCAGTCTGCGGCAGGTTCCAGGGGCCGTAGACCACGTGCTGACGCTCAGGAAGGCAGATCTGCTTCAGATTGTCTGGAGAAGGCCGTCCAGGAGGGAAGCCATCCAGCCGGTGGCCCCAGATACCTCTCCGTCCCTGCGGGCAGTGACGGGCTGGATTCCAAGTCCGGGACTCTGGAGGGAGCTGGCCTGCCAGGGTGCGCGGCTTCACTGGAACAGAGAAAACAGTGGGGAGGAATACACGCAGGCAGGCTGAGCAGAAAGCATTGGGAGGCCCAGGGTTGAAGAGAAAGGGCTGGGTGGTATGTGGGTTTCTTCAGTTCAGGGTCACTGAAAGGGAAAGGTAACTGCGACAGGCCCCAGTACCCTCAGGCCAGCATTAGCTCCTTCCTGGGGCTCAGGGGCTAACCGTGGGAGCAGACAGAGCAGTGCGGTCACTCACCCTCTTTCTGGACAATCTCCTCCTGAGGCTGGACAGCTGGGTCTACTGGGGTAGAAGGAGGTGTGTAAGCAAAAGGCTTGGGATGGGCTCCTCTACAACGCAGGCTCATGCTAGTTCCCACGCACGAAGGAACGCAATAGAGAGGCCAGAAAAAAAACATGACTGCTATTTTACACCACTGACTCACAGAGCTGTGGGACAGGCATCTTTTCCAACcgtccttcccttccttctttaaaaCCGGGCCACATGTACTCATATGtccccggctggccttgaactcagtaacaCTGACCTTGGCTGGCtgggaacttgctctatagaccaagcaGGCTATATAccactcagagctctgcctgcctctgcctcctgagtgctggaattaaagtcacgtgccaccactgcccagcctaagAACAACCTCTGAAGGTCTGATGTTCATGCaggtgccaccacatccagttgaTGGAGTGCGGAggatcaaagccagcctgggctgtgtcaGACAAGCATTCCACTGGCTACACAGATAGAGACTGAGCGGCCCAGGAGAGTAAGTCCCACGTGCCCTCCTCCCCAAGCCCGTGCTCTGGGCTCCGCAGGAAAGCTGTGCAGAAAAGAGGCAGTCACTCACTTTCCTTCTGTTGAATATGGACTCGAGGAGGGGGCTGCTCTTTCTGTAGGGGGATGGCTTCTTGAGGGACAGCAGGACCTGCTGCAAGATGGGGGAGAGCACAAGGGAGGGAGGTCAGGCTAGTGTCAGCATCACAGTGGGGtggtcggggggtggggggcaggaaagCACTCACCTTTATCTACATTAGGGTTCAGGAAAGTGGGCCAGTCTTCCTCATACACGGGGATGTCTTCTGGAGAGGAAGGGGGCTGCACTACagaacaggcagttgtgagtatCCTAGTAGACAGTGGGGCAGGGGTCCCCCCTCCCTGCCTGAGGAGCAGGAGGTACACTAGATCAGAGGTCTCAAGGGTAACTGGTCTCAAGGCTTTGGGGCGGCCTCACCTTCTCTTTGTTCCTCAAAGAGGGGAGGGTCATGCAGAGATGTTACAGAGTGGTCGACTCGGAGTCTCTGGGTTTGTGGTGGGGAAGGGGGTGCTGCATAACCTACTAGAGGCAAGAGGGGAGACACTCAGAGCCTCCCAATTGCACGCTTGTTCCCCACAAATTCTATAGCCACGCTGCCCCGAGTGCCCGTCCTCATCCGACCTGGTTAGTCCTGAGGCTCTCACCTTCATGGAGGTGCTGGAACAGGTGCTCTGGCTTCATCTCTCGCTGGTCCGAAGCCTTGaaggctggaggaaggaaggacaaaagtCAGGGGCAGTTTTGAGGCGTCCTTTCCTGGTCCTGGACAGAGGATGGGGAGGCTGAGACTGTGGAAAGCCTGCTGTGGGGGAGCCACCTGTGTCACACCTTCCCCTGAGTGAGTGGCTGGGGATGGAGGTCTGACTCCCTGTCAGTATCTCCCTTGGATGGGGCTTGTGGCTGCCGCTCCCTCCAATGCTCTGATGTTCCTCTAGGGTTCCAGGACCCACCTCTCTCCAAACTTCTTCCTATAAGGCCTTTGAAAGTACTTTAAGGCCTTTCGGTGGGATGGTCAGCCAAGTGTTTACATGCCTTCCCCAGTCCTCTCAGCTTATTTTAggtttcttaaaaagaaaaatattctttgtgtatgtgtgcaggggCCAGTGCGTCACCGT of Mus pahari chromosome 4, PAHARI_EIJ_v1.1, whole genome shotgun sequence contains these proteins:
- the Ecm1 gene encoding extracellular matrix protein 1 isoform X2, whose protein sequence is MGTISRSALILACLALASAASEGAFKASDQREMKPEHLFQHLHEGYAAPPSPPQTQRLRVDHSVTSLHDPPLFEEQREVQPPSSPEDIPVYEEDWPTFLNPNVDKAGPAVPQEAIPLQKEQPPPRVHIQQKEIDPAVQPQEEIVQKEVKPRTLAGQLPPESRTWNPARHCPQGRRGIWGHRLDGFPPGRPSPDNLKQICLPERQHVVYGPWNLPQTGYSHLSRQGETLNVLETGYSRCCRCRTNTNRLDCVKLVWEDAMTQFCEAEFSVKTRPHLCCRLRGEERFSCFQKEAPRPDYLLRPCPVHQNGMSSGPQLPFPPGLPTLDNVKNICLLRRFRSVPRNLPATDAIQRQLQALTRLETEFQRCCRQGHNHTCTWKAWEDALDGYCERELAIKTHPHSCCHYPPSPARDECFAHLAPYPNYDRDILTLDLSRVTPNLMGQLCGSGRVLSKHKQIPGLIQNMTIRCCELPYPEQACCGEEEKLSFIEGLCGPRRNSWKDPALCCNLSPEDKQISCFNTNYLRNVALVAGDTGNATGLGDQGPTGGTDVNPAPGSKEE
- the Ecm1 gene encoding extracellular matrix protein 1 isoform X3 — protein: MGTISRSALILACLALASAASEGAFKASDQREMKPEHLFQHLHEVGYAAPPSPPQTQRLRVDHSVTSLHDPPLFEEQREVQPPSSPEDIPVYEEDWPTFLNPNVDKAGPAVPQEAIPLQKEQPPPRVHIQQKENPAVQPQEEIVQKEVKPRTLAGQLPPESRTWNPARHCPQGRRGIWGHRLDGFPPGRPSPDNLKQICLPERQHVVYGPWNLPQTGYSHLSRQGETLNVLETGYSRCCRCRTNTNRLDCVKLVWEDAMTQFCEAEFSVKTRPHLCCRLRGEERFSCFQKEAPRPDYLLRPCPVHQNGMSSGPQLPFPPGLPTLDNVKNICLLRRFRSVPRNLPATDAIQRQLQALTRLETEFQRCCRQGHNHTCTWKAWEDALDGYCERELAIKTHPHSCCHYPPSPARDECFAHLAPYPNYDRDILTLDLSRVTPNLMGQLCGSGRVLSKHKQIPGLIQNMTIRCCELPYPEQACCGEEEKLSFIEGLCGPRRNSWKDPALCCNLSPEDKQISCFNTNYLRNVALVAGDTGNATGLGDQGPTGGTDVNPAPGSKEE
- the Ecm1 gene encoding extracellular matrix protein 1 isoform X1 translates to MGTISRSALILACLALASAASEGAFKASDQREMKPEHLFQHLHEVGYAAPPSPPQTQRLRVDHSVTSLHDPPLFEEQREVQPPSSPEDIPVYEEDWPTFLNPNVDKAGPAVPQEAIPLQKEQPPPRVHIQQKEIDPAVQPQEEIVQKEVKPRTLAGQLPPESRTWNPARHCPQGRRGIWGHRLDGFPPGRPSPDNLKQICLPERQHVVYGPWNLPQTGYSHLSRQGETLNVLETGYSRCCRCRTNTNRLDCVKLVWEDAMTQFCEAEFSVKTRPHLCCRLRGEERFSCFQKEAPRPDYLLRPCPVHQNGMSSGPQLPFPPGLPTLDNVKNICLLRRFRSVPRNLPATDAIQRQLQALTRLETEFQRCCRQGHNHTCTWKAWEDALDGYCERELAIKTHPHSCCHYPPSPARDECFAHLAPYPNYDRDILTLDLSRVTPNLMGQLCGSGRVLSKHKQIPGLIQNMTIRCCELPYPEQACCGEEEKLSFIEGLCGPRRNSWKDPALCCNLSPEDKQISCFNTNYLRNVALVAGDTGNATGLGDQGPTGGTDVNPAPGSKEE
- the Ecm1 gene encoding extracellular matrix protein 1 isoform X4, encoding MGTISRSALILACLALASAASEGAFKASDQREMKPEHLFQHLHEVGYAAPPSPPQTQRLRVDHSVTSLHDPPLFEEQREVQPPSSPEDIPVYEEDWPTFLNPNVDKGPAVPQEAIPLQKEQPPPRVHIQQKEIDPAVQPQEEIVQKEVKPRTLAGQLPPESRTWNPARHCPQGRRGIWGHRLDGFPPGRPSPDNLKQICLPERQHVVYGPWNLPQTGYSHLSRQGETLNVLETGYSRCCRCRTNTNRLDCVKLVWEDAMTQFCEAEFSVKTRPHLCCRLRGEERFSCFQKEAPRPDYLLRPCPVHQNGMSSGPQLPFPPGLPTLDNVKNICLLRRFRSVPRNLPATDAIQRQLQALTRLETEFQRCCRQGHNHTCTWKAWEDALDGYCERELAIKTHPHSCCHYPPSPARDECFAHLAPYPNYDRDILTLDLSRVTPNLMGQLCGSGRVLSKHKQIPGLIQNMTIRCCELPYPEQACCGEEEKLSFIEGLCGPRRNSWKDPALCCNLSPEDKQISCFNTNYLRNVALVAGDTGNATGLGDQGPTGGTDVNPAPGSKEE